The Triticum aestivum cultivar Chinese Spring chromosome 6D, IWGSC CS RefSeq v2.1, whole genome shotgun sequence genomic sequence TATAGCCATGACATAAAAAAAGCCCCGGCCCTTTCGACCGGGTCTATCAGTCTGTCTTAAGTCACCACAATGTATAATCACAAGTTGTAATAATCTCCAAGTGTGAAACGGACTGTTTATTTATTTTCTAATAACGGATTCAGACGGGCTTAAATTACTAGAAGCAAACTGGTCTATAAACCAATATGTCCAGGGGACATCACTAGAAGTACACCGTCGAGCAAATGATGTGAACTTGTGTTCATGTAGCTTTGGCGCATCTTGTAGAATGTGCAGCATGATCATAAGCTTACTTTCACATCATGTTCGTAGTTCTACCTTGTTTTATTTTGGAGCTTTCTGAAGTATTCTGTATTTCCGTGTCATACAGTATAATGGAGCTGTCTATAGTAGCATGCATCATAAATAGACTGCAGGTTGTTCTTGCATGCTCATGTGGGACACATTTTGATCTTGTCACTCAATGCATGGCTGTTTGTCTGCAAGATTGCATTTCCAGACAAACGTGGCAAGTATTGGCATGCCTTGAGCTCACCGTGGCATGTCAAAATGTTTGCTAAATGGGTGTTGATGAGggattttggattttttttaaagattAGATGGAATCCGAAGGATTTCTATAGCTAAAATCCAAACCCCACTCTCCTACTGGAACAAGCCCTTACGTAAAATAACATGCCTATTATTTTCTATAGTTTATACTGGTCGGAGCTTTGAAATATTGATGCTATATAAAAAACACAAAATGAAATGTCCTTTCACACTGCAGTGCAGAGACCCAGGGAGCAAGTAGCGGACGCAGAGGCTCTGCTGGACATTACAACAACGTTGGTAAAATCTGTGAGGTCCCAGTCAAGTGAAGGAATCACACCTTCTGATTTCTTAACAGCATTGCTGAAGAAATTTGGGCAGCAAGCAACCCTTGATTCCGAGCCTGTCTCGTTGCGCTGGGCTGATGTTGGGCTTTCTGCTTCACATGTCTTCAGGGCTGCGCCTGGATGCTGCACCATGTAATTAAGCTCCTATCTTATTAGTTCTCAACAATTTTTTGCAGTGCCTACTTGGTATATGACTTAAACCATGCATGCTCTTAATCCTTGCAGGCTTGGACCCATGGATACAGAAGTAAAGCAGCGTAAGCTTTCAGTTGTTAGTAGAAAAAGAAGTGCCAGGCCAACTGAAAATACTTGTCCTGAAGAGGTATTCACATGCTTTTGTCTAGCATAATTAATAAAGCACTAGAGATTAATAACATCCATTTGTACATTtctcccatgatttgttttgccatcTGTTTGCCTTCTGTTATTGATGGGCGACATAGTTTGAACAATCTTTGGTCACTGTTGCGTAAATCTTAATTAATTCTATGCTTAAAGTTAGGaccctgataagtgccacacgtgtggcacgaagcaattccGCCTTGCCgttttttatggcaagtttagttactcgaggatggcaactttagttgtgaaGCATGGCGACTTTCTGTTTGGAtggcaagtttcagtttttttgggttttttttggATGGCAATTTTAGTTATAAAAACGTCAGGGTAGTGTTACTTCGTGCcgcacgtgtggcacttatcatttgggtaAAGTTATCAATCACCTTCTGTTTTTTTTGAAAGACACATCTTAGGCAGTACCATTCATGTGTTTGCTATCTTCTGTAGCCGCTATTGAGTTTCTGGGTTGCTAGCTAGACTTATTTCCCTACCATAGCATTATTATTTTTGTCAGAAATGTATGACCACCTTCAATAGTGGATTCATATCATCTTCTTAATGTGCAGCTTGCTGATTCTTCGGAGGGAGCAAAGACAGACACTGACCGGAATGTGACTGTTGTATTTGATATCCTGAGGAAAAATAAGCGTGCGAGGCTGGAGACCCTTGTTTTGAACAGACAATCATTTGCCCAAACGGTTGAGAAtgtttttgcactgtctttccTAGTTAAAGATGGCAGGGTGGCAATAAACATTGATGACAATGGGCACCATATAGTCTGTAAGAATTTTCTCGTATGGTTTCATTTGTGCTTTAATAGTACCACAGAGATGCTCGTGTATCTTACATAATTCTGTTGGCCTTGCGCAGATCCACGAAATGCGCCTGCTGCTAGTGCCATAGCGTCAGGAGAAGTGTCCTACAGCCATTTTGTTTTCAGATATGATTACAGAGATTGGAAGGTACTGTTTCTGATCATAAAGCGCTCTTACGGTATTTCAATATTTGACCTGGATGATCAACCTCATTGTTTGTAGTGCATTCATGCAAGAGCAGTAAAACCTGTATTGACTTCTGTTAATAGAAATTGATAAATAGAAACAGCTTTCTATTTGATTTCAGTACCACTATGACCGCATGGTGCTGCTGCGTTTGTAATGGTCCCTAGGTTAAATCATAGGGTAGATCAGAATAGTCTTAAGAAGGAAGAGCAAGGTAACAGGGTTAGAGGAGGCAGCAGGAGATAAGAACTAGCACATGGTTGGTTGATCATAGCTGAGTGCACATCCTCTCTTATAGAAGGATGGATAACATGGTCCATACGGATCTAATCCTAACTTTCCAAACTAATAAGGTTGTATACCTTGTTTGAATGACTAGGGCTGTCTGCCCCCTGACTAGATGGGCCATTTATGCAGTTTATTGTCTTGGATCCATCAGCTTAGCATCCTTTATTTAGTTTGCAACAGAAATCATCTTGACCCTCCTAACTTACGAAGAATTTTTTTGACTCTGTTTGCATCTTCCTCTAAAATGGCTCCAATATTTGCTAAACCAGTGACTCATTTTCTCTCTCCAGTCCCCCTTTGCGGGCAAGATAAAAGCACACAGTATCAGAATTCATCAGATGCTGTAGGACATTTTAATCTCTCAAATAATCTGATCTTTCCTATCTTTTGACCTGTTTTTAGCTGATGAAAGAAGTCGTCCCTGAAGGGCAAGAACTGATGCCGCACAGGACCGCGCACAGCCTCTCTGCTGAAGAGCGAGAACAGCTGGAGCCGTGTGCGCAACGAACACCGATAAGGAAACTTTGCCGGAACCGAGGTTTGGTTCTTCAGGAGCAGATGGTTGTTGCAGAGACACCCGAGGAGGACAGAAGCTCCAAACGCAAGCGTCTATTCATAGATCAGGAGTGATGATGCCTGTTTGAAATGCCCTACGCGGCGGCCTACCCTGTGTTTGTATGTGTAGAGGTATCGCCTGATTAACGTATCCATTGTAGAACAAGGTGTACCATAGCACCGCTTGTGCTAGTTATTACCTTGGGACGAGATTCCTCCGGGAGAGGAAAGAGCGCAATAGAAATGTAAGCTCAATAGAAATGCTACTGTAGTTCTTTAGATCAGTCGGCTTAAATAATGTTCTTGGATCGGACTTGTGTAATGACGCTCACGGTAATATGCTTGCGCTGATAGAGAAAAAGAAAGGGTTTGCTTCTAGCTGAACCACAATTCCTATCCATAATCTGTAACTTCTAACAATAAGTGAGTTTCTTCCACTCCATTTTTAGTCTTGCCTTTAGATCATTCCTCCACTGAACTGGTAAACCGTTGGGATATGGCAGGAATAGACGAGAAACTTATCGGTTTGTTTACCGACAGGAGAAGTAGAGCTTCTGTTTATGCATTTCTGAGAAACGGTGGACAAACGATCACCATAAACACCATGAGGAAGAGAAACGTTTTGATCTTAGGCCCTCAAGACGCGTCTGGCCTGCGCAGCTCGTCCTTGCCATGGGCGAAGTGGCACCTGCCGGCGAAGGCGCACAACCCGCCGGCGACGAAGCTCACGCACAGCCTGGTCTTGAAGCTGCTCCCGGCTCCCATGGGCTTGCCGAGCTCGCGGTCGCCGTGCGCGAAGTGGCACCTGTCCCCCCACTTGCACCCCTCCGGCGCGCCGTGGTTCTTGCAGAGCCGAGTCTTGACGGTGGCCGGTGCAGTGGCAGACATGGGCACCCGTGGTTGAGCCGGGTCGCCGCCTAGGTCCAACTTGCTCATCTTCTTGGCAACGGCCTGGCCGGGTTCCTGGTCGCCGCTGGGAACGCGATGGAGGAAACGGCAGTCCTCGCCGAAGGGGCAATCGCCGGCGCTGCACAATTGGGCGAGAAAAACAAGATCCACCGCGAGGAATTACATGAGAGAAAATTAATTATACAGCTGATGTAGCGAAATCCTTGTTCGTAGGTACTGTATGAAATTTTGTTCGCTGGTTTGTTAGCGCCACGGCAttctttttttgagaaaaatgAAAGGAAGTGCAGTTTGATGGGAGCAAACATGACAGGCATGCTTGCGGAATGCCAACCTGAAAAACCTGGTGCATATCTTGTCTATCTTCTTCGATTTGCTTCCTGCACGCGTTCGAGGTGGCTCCGACCCTGTTACATCAGAGGAATGTCTGAATCGCATAATCCAAAAATGAAAAAAAGCGCAGTTCCATGAACCACCAATCAGGCGTGCTGTTCCATAAAACACAAACCTGTCAaactattttctttgaagaaaaAACACAATTTGAGTGAGGCGGCCATCTAAGACAGAAGAAGAGTGATGTACAAGTCTAAAGTCACAACATGGCCAAAATTACAACACAGCACTGCCGGGAGGAGAAGGGACACCGGCCGTACTCACCACCCCGCGGTTCCGACTCCCATGTGAGTGATGCCGCTTCGACCTCCCTCTTACATGCGTGGATGCCAGCGGGCAGCTTGTCGCGGCAGGCCTCACGAACAGAGAGCAGGGACTCCTTCGTGTAGGTgatcctcctctcctccaccctGCGTGCGCTAACTAGACCCCGTCATGAACCACGCATCAAAGACGCCCACACATGCTACTCTGCACACATCGGCACGTACAGAGCTGGGTAGTACCTGGGAGGAGCATCGGGGTCAGGGATCGAGCTCATCTcgacggcggacggcggcggcggaaggagcACAGCTTGTGTGAGCAACACTGCTAAGATCCACAGCTTTATTACGGCGATCCCGAACCGGCCTATATATGCACGCGTCATGGACTCATGGCCCCTGCGGCAACAAtcaagtaaataaataataaatgaCCGGAACACGTGAGAAACACGGGAGGCCAGCAGACGGCGGCCGGCGCCCTCCCAGGGAGCGTTACGTTACGTGCGTACGTGCGCTAGCTCATCGATGGGTGCGTGCGTACGTGCGCTAGCTCATCGATGGGTGCGTGTCCCTTGTTCGCTTGTACTGTACTACATCAGTGACACGGGCTATTTTCCATGAGGGAAAACGCTCATGCATAGGATAGAAATATTGTAGGAATaagaatttcatagaaatttcATAGGAAGTGAGATTACATGCATCTCAATTTCTATAAAGAAAGAAATGTCATTTGATGCACAGAATATGAATTTTTTTATTGAGTCTACGTTAatgtttttttttcctttgaaatgtTAATGGGTTGGACCCCATCCTACAAAGGAATGAGAATCCATTCCCAACAACCAAAGGGCTCATAGGAATTTTTCCTTTGAAAATCCTATcatatgaaattcctacaagattccgacaaaccaaaggaggccttaggaGGAAGAATGAACCCTCGCAACTTACCTACGTGTTGCCGTTGATAGAGGGGACCCGCATGATGGCTTCCACGGTGTTGTCTTAGACCCTAGAGTCAGAGGTACTAAGATCAAATATAATACCCCTAAAAAAGGACAAAATATAATACTAAGACCatgattttaactaataaaatataagttGGAGGAGTGCACGCCTGGCCAGGGGAGTGGGCAAGGGATCTGCTGCGTCCAAACAGCAGCGGGTCATGATCCGCAGGCTATGCTTGGCTAACGAATGCGAGGAGATCTCGGATGAGACCCTGCTCATGTACGCAGAGTTGTTCTCCAAACCGTTGACGGACGACCAAATTGCTACGATTTTGGCCCTTTAGGTTGGGATGCTTCTGTCCTGCTGATGCAAGACAACAGGGCCGAGGTGGAGGCGGGGCACCGAGCGCCCGGGCCGGTGGTTTGTGGGCCTTCTCTATGGCGACACAACCATACAAGCTGCTGGTGTGGAATGTCAGGGGGCTCAACTCCCCAGCAAGGCGGAACGCGATCTTCCAAGTCATAGCAAGTGTGAGCCCGTCCATCATGTGTTTCCAGGAGACCAAACTGGAAGTTGTATCCCCTGAAGTCATTAGGCATTGCCTGGGTAATAGACTCGAGAGCTTCTTCTACCTCCCAGCTGTGGGCACGCGCAGTGGGACCCTGATAGCGTGGGATGCCACAATGGTGGCAGTGTCCAACCCTCGCCGGACTATGAACATGCTTACGACTTTGGTGAAGCCGGCCGAGGGGATCGAATGGTGGCTCACCGGCGTGTACGGGCCACAAGGCAACACGGAGAAAGTGGAGTACATGCAGGAACTTCTTGACGTTAGGGACTTGCACATCGGCCCCTGGATGGTAGCCGGAGATTTCAGTCTCGTAGTCAACCCCGAGGACAAGAGCAACGATGCGGTGAATCATAGAATGATGGCTAGGTTCCGGGCGCAGCTCAATCGCCTTGCCCTTAAGAAGCTATACCAAAACGGGAGGAGATTCACATGGTCGAACGAGCGGCAGCGCCCCACTCTTGACAATATTGACCATGTCTTCGTGTCTAGTTGCTGGGAGGATCTGCACCCGACGTGCCTTCTCACTGCCCTTGGGTCGGTGGTGTTGGACCACGCCCCCTCCTGTTAGACCTAAACGCGGATATTATGGGGGGCAACCAGTTCCGTTTCGAAGCCTTCTGGCCCAAGGCAGAGGGGTTCTTCGAGACCGTTGAGACGGCTTGGCACTCGGTGCCCGGAACGGGGAATGCATTCACGGCTCTGGACAACAAGCTGAGGGCAACCTCCAAGGCTTTGCAAAGGTGGAGTGACCGGTGGATTGGCAACGTGAGGTTGCAAACCTTGATCGCCCTTGA encodes the following:
- the LOC123144232 gene encoding non-structural maintenance of chromosomes element 4 homolog A — its product is MAAAAAEGSGAEGRGEAGGGGRRQQQQGLAERRMLRSQYHAMKSLINEERDDMAKEDSDKFASIITQVESLHEQVQRPREQVADAEALLDITTTLVKSVRSQSSEGITPSDFLTALLKKFGQQATLDSEPVSLRWADVGLSASHVFRAAPGCCTMLGPMDTEVKQRKLSVVSRKRSARPTENTCPEELADSSEGAKTDTDRNVTVVFDILRKNKRARLETLVLNRQSFAQTVENVFALSFLVKDGRVAINIDDNGHHIVYPRNAPAASAIASGEVSYSHFVFRYDYRDWKLMKEVVPEGQELMPHRTAHSLSAEEREQLEPCAQRTPIRKLCRNRGLVLQEQMVVAETPEEDRSSKRKRLFIDQE